CTCCGTGtcaacacacaggcagagagagtAGGTTATCTGTCACATTCATCTCCAAACCATCGGGGGGGGATGTGTGTATTGCAGTAACGTCTGACTGTATTTCTGCATAACAAAgccagctgaggctgatgtaATATTGCTGTGCTGTGGAACTTTAACTAACCAGATGGTGAATGATTAAGATACTTGCATTGTACATGGCCACTGCTCACGTAGCCCCAATGTGAttttgagtgtgtgcgtgtgtgtgtgtgtgcatgtatgtatatgagtgtgtgtgtgtgtgtatgtatgtgtgtttggtttggGGGGGGTCGACACAGTGCAACAGAGTGCACTCTTTGGGAAGCAAAGCCACTGAGACATTCAAGAACATGGTGGTGCATTTTTAGCGAGTTgactgtaagtgtgtgtgtgtgtgtgtgtgtgtgtgtgtgtgtgtgtgtgtgtgtgtgtgtatgtgcgtgcgtgtgtgtgtttggataagAGTGTGTTGTTAAGTGTTTGGGCAGACAAGTTGAGGCCCAGAGCTTCAGGGCAGCTCCGCCCCAGCTGCAGACCTCGTCTTGGGGCTTATCACTGCTGGCTGACCCCCATCTGCTGGTGGTCGGGCCCTGGTTCCCCCTCCATGTCAGCGTGGTAATGCTCGAAACTGTCGTCTTCTAAGTCTGGAAGACCCAGCAGCTGCCAcgggaagaaggagaaggttGCGTTAGAGTTTGTATTTGCATTGAGATGTGTGGGTCagctgacagctttagttagcCTACTTTTTCCTTTGCATCTTCTAATTATTCATGCAAAGTCtaatcaaataatcaattatGATGTAATATTGTAGATtatgcagtatgtaagaactggccacctgttgaattcatactcaaaacaaataccAGATCAGCTAACTTCAGGAGTTCAAAGTTTCATAAGAAAGCAGCTTGGGACCGACAGGAGCACATTTGATGTGATGCTGATACTTGTACCTAGTACTTCTACTGCCACCTGCCAAGAAAGACCTTAAAATATCTGCTTATTCTCTCTCTTGGTTTGTTGGGTGAGACGATCCACATCTGTGCTGTCGACATGAAGCTTCATTTAGCATGCTGTTAGCTtacagactggaaacaggtggCAGCTGCTCTGACCAAGGTTAACAAACACCTACCACCTGCATGACTGAAGCGCACTAATTAGAACAGTTTATCtcattttttaaagtgacaCTTTAAAACTGTGGTGAAACAGTGACACGTGGTTTCTTGGGGGGGATGTGCCATATTATTTCTATGCCAGATAAAGTAACATCCTCATCGTCACTGTGAGGCTGCCAGACAACTGGCAACTGTGGCACAACACTTCAGTTAGTGAGCTTCAGGCAGGCAGCTCTTGTAACGTGTGAtgttccctctttttttccagttatgCAGGTTAGCCCCAGATTTGGGATAGTTAATTTGGAGTAAATCACTTCTGCACTTCATCGCGTACCTTGATAAAACCTTAGTTAGTACTAGTTAGGACCTTCATTAGGTTTTATTCAAGGTGCAAACTTGAGAGTTTGACCAATTTTTGGTTGATGAATACACAAATTAATGGATCGTAATACATTAATGGATTTGAATGGATTACAGCCTGAGTTGAGGTGGACCTTCTTATCACATAGTATGCAGAGTAAGCCTGGCTTTTCAAGTtgataaaataagataaaggCCTATAATCATTTCATTAAATCTTAAAGGGTTTTGCCCCTTATAAAGCTCTTAAACCAtttgatgattaaaaacacataacactAATGATAGCAATCCATTAATTGCTTAACTTAACTGGCAAAAGACGCAGTTTTTGCTTCGGcttatcattatgaagtaaatatGAATTGCACAGGGcaatggctgtagaaaaatgacaccagcCGTGTATAGATTGGTGCCCTTTAAACCTCGCTTAACTGTGCTATACTTAGAAGGTCAAATTATTGCACAAAGGAAGTGTGTCTGCCATTTcacaacgaaaaaaaaaaaacaggaagaaacagtaagTCTTAAAACCTGCCAACTAAAATCATTTAACTACTAATAATTGGTAAAGTTGCTGTTTCCACCTCAACTGTTCCCTTAAAATGCCATTAGCAATTCTCAATTACACCATCACTGACAGTCATTAAATAGAAATTATAGGTAaaacagtaaagtaaaaaagttCCATTGTgatgattattatcatatttttaatggctacatttttaaagcagcaacaatGAACCTCCATTTTCTGTTGatctggcgccccctgtggacaaaagccaTATCCGCACCACCACCtcctgtctccatctgtctaGCGTGCTCATTTTTGGatgattgtaaaataaataaacgttGTCCTAAATTGTCAGGAGGGTCGTGGTTTCAGTAGCCTTTAATCTCTCGTGGCTATTGAATAAGAACAGCTGCAGAATTAAGGCTTCGCGTTTGAGCCATTGAGGTCCTATCAGGGCGAGGAAGAAACGGTCGCCTTTGTAAATTTTGTTTTAGTGCAACACTGAGTCAGCAGAGTGCAGCTCAGCTTCTTTCCTcgggctgtgagactcctcaattcgTCCTCAGCACACTGCCGTTAATAGTTTTATTTGTTGACTGAAAAGTCAGAATCTGACCCAGCGACAGGGATTAAGAGTAAATATAATAACTGTAAAGAAATAGTCATTCTTCTTTCTGATACTCTTTTTTGCTTATATAGTACATTCAAAGACATCTGTATTCAActgactgtttcataaccagtctACAGTTGCTTGTGATAAGTCCTAGTTTCTTGCTTTCATTCTACCCTGTTCCTTTTTACCAAAAAGAGCTTGATGCAGAGAGAACCAAGTGCTGCTAATCAGCACTTCAAAATCACGTCAAGTAGACAAGAGCAGTCTGAGAATATCTGAGTTCTGGGGTGGAGTTCAGCATGTTTTGTCCGTGCCAGAGGGAACAGAATGTATCAGGTTTGTAACAGACACAGCAAGCAGAGGTCACAGCGCTGTGGTTGATGAAGCGTGTTAGAAAGAAAACTGTGACTCCCGAGAGCgttgctcatttgttttttccttacAGGCCTGAAGGACGTGAAGACCTTctccaggacctccagcagAGTCTTCTTCCCGCATGAGGAGATGTAGTCCTGGGCCAGCTGGAGGAAGGGAAGGCAGTCCTCACTCTCACTCCACACATGCTGCAGACGCAGATAAACACAGATTAGTCAATATTCATGCAAGTAGGGGAAGTGGGTTCAGAGCTGTGCACCAGGTGATAGTGTAACACTTCCTCTACCAGAGGAGCCTCGTGTGGGCTGTATAGTGACGTACAATTTGCAGGAATTAGCAAGTAAACAAGTAAAGCAGGCCAGGGCCACAGAAAAAGTAGAGCAAAGCAATTAAACCAGATAAAGAGACGTTTCCTCAAGGACGCGCAGCAGACGAAGGAGTGAAGATAACACAATAAGATATTCACCATGGAAAAATATCTGTAACAGTAAGATATCCAATACTGAAATTCGGAGCAAATAGTTCCTGAATATATCTGAATCGAGGGGTTTATAGTAGATTATGATAAATTCTCTCTCATTACTTCCTTTTTGTCTTGAGCCTCAAGACAAAGTGATGCATCGTGCTGAGGTGCTTCCTCGTTTTGTCTTTACAGCGTTGCTTAAAACTTTTGGCTCCTCTTGAGGAAAGAAATCCAGCAGCGCAGCTCTGAAGCCACTGAATTTAAAGTGGGATTGCACTGTGAGTTTTTGCACTAATATGTTATTCTGGACCTGTTTGTTCAAGACTTTGTCTTCTATCTGACATAACTCTCAAATCACAGGGCCAGTCTAGTCTGCAGGTTGTGATAAGTATACGACTTGCCGGTCTGCTGAGTACAGTGGGTCAGATATCAGAAAGTTTAGCTTGCTAATGGCcaataaaacagtaataattTAGGCTAATTGTAAATCTTCTAGCCAAAGAGTTCCAACCAGATTAAGATCAGCTGTTTGCTCCCTCAAGGCGCTAAATTGTAAGACAAAAACCACTGCTCGGGGTAGATTATTGGCACAAATCTGCTTCACCCGCTGTTAGTGTTGTTTAATTCGAGTCGAAAGGCCGTACTGTTAGGTTATGTATTAGGTTATTCCATTAGAGGCGCCCGGCCAAGTGTGCAGAGTGACCTGGACGAAACATGCAGCaggtgtaaaacaaacaaaaacaaaactgatgtgtACTGTAGAGGGCTTTGCCACTTAGAGTAAAAGTTTGGGATACCCGCATTGATATTTTACTTTGATTTCATcattaatattatcattattattttagaaaataatcTGGGGATTTGGATTGTTGAGATTTCCGTTGACATAAATGTCTGCAGTATGTTCAGCTTAAACTTAATGACATAAAGCGATTTATGTGTATACAAAACCATGAAACCTTTACTAACACCTTAATAGCTTCTTAAATTTTCAGATAAGTTTGGGTTCATGCCAAACATGAGGATAATTAATGAGTAAATGAATACTATGGTAATTTAATAAGCCATATTTACAGGTTTTTATTgggtggaaaacaaaaaaataatacttaaaggtgcagtatataagaactggccacctgttgcaacaaaaaaatgGGCAGCATACCACCAAAGCAACCACTTAATACTTGTAACCAAAGCTGCCATTGGCTAGTTTGtgcagttagctcagttagccgtgcagctagcggtccagactgggagctcggagcactGGTGTTTACATCTCCAGCACAGTTGCTTGCAGTCtctgcagcaaaaataaatacacagtaaaacTGTGACTTCTGTTcagtaaatgtttgaatgttttgaactgaaataacatcaacagaatgtgaatgaacaacatttttgacatttctatgaattgtgtttcagagatatatactgaagttagcatgctaaccagataGCCCCGGCACgttccaaagctcctgtgccaGCAGTGAAACTATGTAAAgtgtgaatttgacaggtggccagttcttacatgttgcacctttaagtatcCCAACTTAATTTCACAGTCATCACTGTGTGTACTGATGGAGCTTTGAGGTAGAAACATCATGGGTATGAAGTCACAGGGTGTAGCAGGGGCACACCTTGCTGTGAGAGTTTTAAGGGTCATGCGAGAGTCATGTGAATCAGCCCGAAGGAGACGCTTCTACAGCACTGTGTCCTGCTCTGTCTGCTCAGGGATGGTTGTTCCAGCTTGACAGTGATGGATGGGCTCTCACATGGGCGGGTGTGCCTCTGCTGCACTGGCAAAACCTCATCTTTCAGCTGATCTCACAGAGCTAATCCAATCCCCCTTGTTTATCAGCTGCTAAACGCTGTATCACATGACCTGCATGactgaaaactacaaaaatgcACCCTGAGGGAAATTACAGAGCACTGACAGTGATGTGCCGCAGCACTGTTATTACGGTGTAACTGATCTGACAGCGCCCTCTGGTGAAAGGGCAGGGCAACGATACACAGATTTGAGtagaaaaactgagaaaaggaCTGTATGTGGgtaagagagacacagagagagagagagcatgtgagACGCCCCGCTGACAGATGTATTGATCGAGCAAGAGTAACTAGATCTAAGAGTCctgcagagagatggagagttATTCTAGCTGCTTTGAGAGTGCAGAGcagagaactgtgtgtgtgtgtctgtgtttttctgcgtgtgtgtcctgcagcagctgacacacATCGGATTCATGGGCAGGAGAATAGCTGGTGGTTgcgagggagaggaaggagttCACTAACCTCCTCGTGTATTTCTGTACCTGCATCTTGCTTGTGTGTAACGCTCAGCTATGTGTCCTCTCTGTAATGAAAGGAAAGCCCCGGCCTAAGCAGCCATGCgtgctctgctgtctgcaggACAGAAGGGGCGAGGCCTGCAGACACATAACACAGGCACGCTGCGTGTGACATAATGTGTTGCTGAGTGAACAGACGCCCTGGCTCCTGGGTCATCTCCATCTGCTCCCCGCCCTGTTAGCCCCTgtcacagagcaggaggagctgtaGGACTCGCAGCACCACCACTGCAGCACAACACTGTAGGACACATGGTGAGAGCCTGTAGGTCGTCAGAGTGGCACGACTGTTAAAGACACTGCGCTCACATCTTCTTCAGTGCTTCTCCTCCAGTTTGGGGGATTGAAGGAGTTTATGTTCAACAATTACAGACAAACTGCACAGGatacaagattttttttaaattggtaaaacaaaacattaaatcaaatgtgGAGAATTCTTCCAAAACTGGGTGACAGGCCAAAAGTAAAGGACTTGTGTGTCagtattttattgtattgttaaaatacaaaatggaaataaaatccCAAGttcacttaaaaataaaaatttaggCATTATCTACTCAGCCCCATGCCAGTGGAAACGCAGGTCCACAAGGTATTTTTGGAGCTTTCCAGATAAACATAGTTACTGTATTCTTCCCAACAGCTGAGgcagacagcagtgttttatgaggttaaaaaaaaaaaacataaactatCAAAAGATCccacactgatttgaaaagacgtcatTCACACCCTCGCCACACGTCCAACCTGCTTCAGACGGGGTGCGTGCTAATGCTATTAGCTGAGCAGCTACTGTGAAGATTTAGGCTTTGTAAAGGGCTTAAATAACATCTTCTCAAATCAATGTGAGAATCTGGAGCTTCCAGGGCCTTGACTGGAGGTCATTATAGGTTATTATCTTCAGTTGTTTCTTTTGCGTTTTAAAACAGTTGTTTAGtagaacgctgcaactctgttcagctgtgaagctccagaaatgttttgtggagtaTCTCTCCTAATTGTAGCTCAGTGTGCAGAATAACACTTTACACAAGAAGTCAGTCCATAAATGACAGCTGAGGTCTTCTAGTACTAATTTGCAATTTTACAATACAAAAGCTGCTTCCTTTCTGTCTGCGGCCCACCATCAAGTCTCAGTTTGGGCCCCCCGTGAGAAAAGCTCTGGGCACCCCTGCTTTACATTTGGAATATTTAACTCTCCAAACTGTCAAATGAAGAATCAAATATACACATTCACAGACTTTATCCAGGTGGTGTCCAGGCAAACATTTCTCCAGACAGTGGGGTTCCACCGGTGTAATCTCGGCTCAACACTGCAAAACTCGCGATAATTAATTCAATGTAAAGGTCCGAAAATGCGTCCCTGGTTAATTATTCATTGGACGTCTGCAGAAAATAAACGCGTTTGATCAGCTCAGTCAGCAGGTGAACTGTGGAGAGATGTGCGCCTGTCTGCTCccaggctgctgtcacatctgAGCAGAGGCAGCTGAGCTCGGCCTTCATATGAAGAGCAGCACTGTAACCAGAAGGACACTTCAGAAGAAAAGCAGCCAGTGTGTTAGTTATATATGCACCGATGTAGATGCTGTGTTGTGTAACTGTTGTGCCGTATGTGGCGACTGCAAAATGGTCTGTgggtcttttattttgaaaggagcAGGCCTGGTGTTTTCTGTAACCTGGCTCACTCGGTGCTGTTGTGGTTCGGAGGGTTATCGCAGCTGATTatgatggaggaaaaacaccATCGACAGCGTGGGGTGGTGGAGGGGCGGAGGGGTGTGCACCCAAAACTGAAATGACATCATCCCCCTCAAATCTTCACCCAGCACCCCCCTCCGCTGCCCTCCCCTCGCCTCCTAtgaccatcagctgaaaaaacagGGACCGACCGGGACAACCCCACCTCCAGCCCACCCTCGACACACctacaagaacacacacacacacacacgcagcctgAGGCCCTGCAGCGGCTCACTTACGAAATTGTCGGTGCCGCCGGGACACAGCACGTAGAAGGAGACGCCGGGCTCTGCGTAAAAGTCCAGCCGCCTCTCGTCGTCCTCCTCGGCGAAGATGAGGTCGAACGGGTTACCGGAGCACCACTTCTCCGCCGCCTCCACCAGATGCTTGAACTCCATCCTCTGTTGTCCGCTCTGCGGTGTCCCTGGCTCCGGAGCTTGATGTCGATCTCTCTGGCCGTCACGGCGATGATGCtcaagacacaaaaaacagctgatcggacagcagcatcagcagcctcCACTACCGCATCTCCTCTAGTGCACCGTCTGCATGGCCCGGGAACACAGATAACACAGTTGGTGCATAGAGCCTACCGGGTCTGGTGCTCATCCGTTCTCAAAGCCCcattcctctcttcctccccgcGTTATGAAATCAGCCCGTCGGTCGCATACATGCATACGCAGGAGGACGCTGGGAAGAACGCGATGACGAACAGTGGAGCCGGGCAGCCGTCCATATCTGTATAGGCCCGCTGCCGAGGCAGAGTGTGAACCTGCTGACATCATGAACCGAAGCCTTTTGGAGATTTAACATGATGCAGGATACTGTAGAAGCTGCGGAAGCGTCAGGAGCATTAAAGATTGATGAGAGGACGGACACTGCGGTGCAATACTTTCATATAGACTGAATTATTGAAGGATCAGTTCAGTCATTAGAATAAAAGCGTTTTACAGTGTAGCCTACACAATTAGATGAATGACAGTGGTGTTTTATTTGCTGAGGATGAGCAAGCCAACAATTAAAGGCTCAATATGTAAGAGTTTTTGTTTAAAGCATTCAAAACTTATAACTGTTATATCAGgaggctaacccagaagttagcatcgccctggttccctccacTAGAAGCCTACGGGATTTTTCaactggattttggattttaaaaaaataaataaaaaatcagagaTAACTTCAGTAATCTTATTTAGCCACTTGTAAGCAACCGCAACACATAAGTGCTTTATAATtcaattcaaaaaaaaaatttttctAAAAAAACTAGTTTACTCTGCGATGAGGGAACCAGAAGTTCATGAACACCGactgatttccaggttttaggactcattactGCAGCACTTTATTCAGTGTGTCATTTTGGAGTACAAAGAAAAGGTACTTACACTTAAATGCACCGTCATCTGTCATTGCAGCATCCCtcattcaaatgtttgtgtttgcacaaaAAGGATTGTGGGTAAGaataatcaaatcaatttatCTATATAGCCAAAAGTCATAATCACAGtccctcagtgggctttacagtctgtacagtggACGACATCCTCTAATGTTAGAGTCTCTACTGAAGATGGAAGAagtaaccagaaaaaaaaaagaataaccaGATTATCATGCTGGCTCGCAGAATGCAAAATGTGACCTGATGtacttttaaatttaaatttacaTTGCAGTGTTCACTTGATAAACTTGTTTATGTTCTCTGAGATCTTCATGGATGAATGATGTACTGTACAACTGCAATTAGCAAGAAGACACTTGCTAACTGCCGCCTCTGAATTCAAAAGGAGGccaattattacatattgcacctttaaaactcCAGTCAGTTGAAGGCTTTTTGTAataacttttattaaaaataaaaatgaaaattatatATACACCGTTTACTGGAAAGAAATGAGCTGACCCCATCCTCAAGCTCAGAAagtgaaatataataataataataataataataataataataataataataataataataataataataataatgataataatagcaGTAGCAGAAACTTTACAAACAGCTCCTTCCTGGATCATCTGCTCTCCATAAACACTCCAGCAGTGTTTACAGGAATCCAGGCTGCTGCCGTCGTCATGCCTCCGGTCTGACCCTCCCTGCTCCTCCGAGTCCTCACCACCAGAGGGCGACTGAACCCAGCCCACAACTCGGGCCGGAGCTGCGTCAAGCTGCCGACAGGAAGCGTCGACAAAACCGGAATAGCACGGAGTctgtcctttcaaaataaaatgtgttgggAGTAGTGCAGGTTTATCTGGGCAAATGTTACATGAGCTAAATTAAGTACAGTAAAGTAGCATTATTTAAATTCAGGCTAAACAAAGTCACCCATGTCCCATTCAAACAATTTGTCTTTATGACATCCAT
This window of the Acanthopagrus latus isolate v.2019 chromosome 3, fAcaLat1.1, whole genome shotgun sequence genome carries:
- the mturn gene encoding maturin, which translates into the protein MEFKHLVEAAEKWCSGNPFDLIFAEEDDERRLDFYAEPGVSFYVLCPGGTDNFHVWSESEDCLPFLQLAQDYISSCGKKTLLEVLEKVFTSFRPLLGLPDLEDDSFEHYHADMEGEPGPDHQQMGVSQQ